TGAGGGCAGCGGTCCCGGATCCGGCTTGCTCCAGTTGAAGCGATCTTGTTGCGGCGCTGCTTTCTGCCCCGGCAGGATGGGGTTCCATAAAGAATAAGGCGCAACGTTAGGTTCGATCTCTACTTTGCGAGGTCCGGCGCGGCGCTCATAGACGGGCGCCATGGCGCTGCGCCAGTTCTCCGCCGCCTGTGCGCGCTCGGCGGCGGTCATCTCCACGCGCACCAGTTTCTCGGCCTCTGCCATCGTTGCCGGCGAGACCTCCGGCCCGACCGGCGCGGCGGTGCCGAATGCCGGCGGCGCACCTGGGGGCGGTTCTTTGCTCTGCTGCGCCTCAACGCCCGAGGCGATCATTGCCGCTAAGGAAGTCAAACCCGCCTGAACCAGGAACTGACGACGCGATTTCGACATGCGTTTTCTCCGCCGCAAAAACTTCGGCCGTTGGATTGTGGGTGAACAGCCCGATTCGTTTCCAGGTCAGATCCTGCGCCGCTTCGCCAGAGGCAGCGAAGCGCTATTCCGAGACCGCAACCGCTTACTTCGCCCGCTGCAGCTCCCTGTAGGCCTCACTTTTGGAAATTCCCAGCTCGCGCGCGACTTTCTTCAGCGCCGCCTTTTCGTCCAATTGTTCCGACGAAATTAACTCGCGCACCCGGTCGCGGACGCTCTCCGGCGTCACTTGCGCCTCCGCTTCCTGCGCCTCCTCCATTCTTCCGACCAGCAGCGTGATCTCGCCTCTGGGCGGGCGTTCCCGCAAACGATCCAGCACTTCGTCGGCGCGGCCGCGCAAGAATTCCTCGTGCAGCTTGGTGACCTCGCGCGCGATCACAACGTGACGCGATCCGCCCAGCACCGCCACCACGTCTTCCATCGCGTCCAGCACGCGGTGCGGCGCTTCGTAAAAAATCTGCGTGCGCGGCGAGTTGCGGATGGTTTCCAGCAGGGTGCGGCGCTCGCCACGCTTGGCCGGCAGAAAACCGCTGAAGCGGAACGAATCGGTCGCCAAACCGCTGGCCACCAGCGACGCCAGAAACGCGGACGCTCCCGGAATCGGGACCACGGGAATGTCGTGCCGGATGGCCAGCGAGATCAGCCGAAAGCCGGGATCGGAAACCGCCGGCATACCGGCATCGGTCACGAGTGCCACGCGAGCGCCGTCT
This region of Terriglobales bacterium genomic DNA includes:
- the rsmI gene encoding 16S rRNA (cytidine(1402)-2'-O)-methyltransferase, which gives rise to MASAEQRSDAPLAPGRALYVVGTPIGNLEDITLRALRTLRLADLIACEDTRQTQKLLHHYGIETPTISYHEHNEMTRAAELIRKLEDGARVALVTDAGMPAVSDPGFRLISLAIRHDIPVVPIPGASAFLASLVASGLATDSFRFSGFLPAKRGERRTLLETIRNSPRTQIFYEAPHRVLDAMEDVVAVLGGSRHVVIAREVTKLHEEFLRGRADEVLDRLRERPPRGEITLLVGRMEEAQEAEAQVTPESVRDRVRELISSEQLDEKAALKKVARELGISKSEAYRELQRAK